The proteins below come from a single Zea mays cultivar B73 chromosome 8, Zm-B73-REFERENCE-NAM-5.0, whole genome shotgun sequence genomic window:
- the LOC100191249 gene encoding uncharacterized protein LOC100191249: MSSSSDLEQQVATALRRVTPVAAAPAVDRGGAPDLAAAIQRRMASQRARGADAFYAKFASARSLADQTFSRRRVQLKGLKDQLRDLQSQLRESLTLQSCKEWKYRIATEPMSEATATNERLRSWVADFRDKRNKGAAIVFEQLQAVESLEANSNEDAEMAEKVPKAVLWYNKFLGFRVIGGERGVKFVFDKIDPQRPEKEYSFRVSPRSQFIDSDPHVKDIDELAKDLDLNEHLFEFVRMAREKFQSPFMNETLPVSPDASAAPLPSPMVVSVNSRSGEAHSQTQSLSKNSARLLPAKRGATALPGASPGVLRRSPRLEGMR; encoded by the exons ATGTCGTCGTCGTCCGACCTCGAGCAGCAGGTGGCCACCGCCCTCCGCCGTGTGACCCCCGTCGCCGCCGCGCCTGCTGTAGACCGTGGAGGCGCGCCGGATCTGGCGGCGGCGATTCAGCGCCGAATGGCCTCGCAACGCGCCAGGGGTGCCGACGCGTTCTACGCGAAGTTCGCGTCGGCCCGGTCGCTCGCCGACCAGACCTTCTCACGCCGACGAG TACAGCTGAAGGGACTCAAGGATCAGCTCCGGGACCTCCAGTCGCAGCTCAGGGAGTCTCTTACAC TTCAGTCGTGCAAGGAATGGAAATACAGGATTGCCACGGAGCCGATGTCGGAGGCCACAGCTACGAATGAGCGGCTCCGTAGCTGGGTTGCGGATTTCAGGGACAAGAGGAACAAGGGTGCTGCAATCGTATTTGAGCAACTTCAAG CTGTCGAATCACTTGAGGCAAACAGTAATGAAGATGCAGAGATGGCGGAGAAGGTACCAAAAGCTGTTCTCTGGTACAATAAGTTCCTTGGCTTCCGGGTGATCGGAGGAGAAAGAG GTGTGAAGTTCGTGTTCGACAAGATTGACCCACAGCGTCCGGAGAAGGAATACTCGTTTCGCGTAAGTCCGAGATCACAAT TCATCGATAGTGATCCTCATGTCAAGGACATTGATGAATTGGCGAAGGATTTGGATTTGAACGAACATCTATTCGAGTTTGTAAGAATGGCCAGAGAGAAATTCCAGTCTCCCTTCATGAACG AGACACTTCCTGTAAGCCCAGATGCCTCTGCCGCACCACTCCCGTCTCCCATGGTGGTGTCAGTTAACAGCAGAAGCGGGGAAGCTCACAGTCAAACCCAATCTCTAAGCAAGAACAGTGCACGGTTACTTCCTGCTAAGAGAGGCGCCACAGCCCTGCCAGGAGCTTCTCCTGGTGTTTTGCGTCGTTCCCCACGTCTCGAG GGAATGCGGTGA
- the LOC103635972 gene encoding scarecrow-like protein 9 gives MDNLEYCEINSDITLNYITQILMEESADENISAYKHHDALQAMEKPFYDILGKAYPSSSKQTMVNSGSQSGLPDDINNSHHDLERSGNSVSDLLRGRKGVRSIGIDGGSELCDVALQFNRIAEEAKKFVPSIGNLVVDPESNDLSSSKEANGSAIGQHSNQTNKIRSYPHVDLKLVEGRNSKYSAISTSEIIRNELFDRVLLSDEQYLCDVAHLREMAKEANINLQYVQNTGSAQGKQKPQSKKQEKEAVDLRGLLIQCAQAISSNNHPFASELLKKIRHHSSPYGDGSQRLAVYFADALEARAAGTGSQINQRLVVKRTSVTDMLKAYRLSIAACPFGRVAYYFANKTIVDVLGSRPRVHIIDFGIMFGFQWPSLIQRLAKREGGPPQLRITGIDVPETGFRPCKQIEETGKRLAEYARMFNVPFQYQSVASRWESIYIADLNIGRDEVLIVNCLHKMKNLGDETEDIDSARDRVLRIMKRMNPDVLITGVMNGLHSSPFFLPRFREALFFYSSQFDMLNSTVVHQNHEARIMIERDLLGADVFNVVACEGAERIERPESYKQWQARILKAGFKKLPVDQTILKGSVDRKELYHGDFVIDEDSGWLLQGWKGRIMHALSSWKPKDS, from the coding sequence ATGGACAACCTTGAGTACTGTGAGATAAACTCGGACATAACTCTCAACTATATAACCCAAATATTGATGGAAGAAAGCGCTGACGAGAATATTAGCGCATACAAACATCACGATGCACTCCAGGCCATGGAGAAGCCCTTCTACGATATTCTTGGAAAGGCATATCCATCCTCATCTAAACAGACTATGGTCAACAGTGGTAGTCAATCAGGTCTGCCTGATGATATTAACAACAGTCATCACGACCTGGAACGCAGTGGTAACTCTGTCAGTGATCTTCTTCGTGGGCGCAAGGGGGTGCGCTCGATAGGCATAGATGGCGGTTCTGAACTTTGCGATGTGGCTTTGCAGTTCAACAGAATTGCTGAGGAAGCAAAGAAGTTTGTTCCAAGTATTGGGAACTTGGTGGTTGATCCAGAGAGCAATGACCTTTCCAGTTCCAAAGAGGCAAATGGGTCAGCAATTGGGCAACATAGCAATCAAACAAATAAAATAAGGAGCTACCCTCACGTGGACTTGAAGTTGGTGGAGGGGAGAAACAGTAAGTATTCAGCAATCTCAACCAGTGAAATAATTCGGAATGAACTATTTGACAGAGTTCTGCTCTCTGATGAGCAGTATCTTTGCGATGTTGCTCACCTTAGAGAAATGGCAAAAGAAGCAAACATAAATCTGCAGTATGTTCAGAACACAGGATCTGCCCAAGGAAAACAGAAGCCACAAAGTAAGAAGCAAGAAAAGGAAGCGGTTGATCTCAGGGGTCTTCTCATCCAGTGTGCACAAGCGATATCATCTAACAACCATCCATTTGCCAGTGAGCTGCTGAAAAAGATCAGGCACCATTCTTCACCATATGGAGATGGTTCTCAGAGGCTGGCAGTTTACTTTGCAGATGCTCTTGAGGCACGTGCAGCTGGGACTGGGAGTCAAATAAACCAGAGATTAGTGGTGAAGCGAACAAGCGTCACAGACATGCTGAAGGCCTACCGCCTTTCCATCGCAGCATGCCCTTTCGGCAGGGTAGCATACTACTTCGCCAATAAAACAATTGTTGATGTGTTGGGGAGTCGACCAAGGGTGCATATAATTGATTTTGGCATCATGTTTGGCTTTCAGTGGCCATCGCTAATCCAGCGGCTTGCAAAGCGAGAAGGTGGTCCCCCTCAACTTCGCATCACAGGTATTGACGTGCCCGAGACAGGTTTTCGCCCCTGTAAACAGATTGAGGAGACAGGAAAGCGGTTGGCTGAGTATGCAAGAATGTTCAATGTACCTTTCCAGTATCAAAGTGTTGCCTCACGGTGGGAAAGCATATACATAGCAGATCTCAATATTGGCAGGGATGAGGTGCTCATAGTCAACTGCTTGCACAAGATGAAAAACCTCGGCGATGAGACAGAAGACATAGACAGTGCAAGGGACAGGGTACTGCGTATCATGAAGAGGATGAATCCAGATGTTCTCATAACCGGTGTCATGAATGGGTTGCACAGCTCCCCGTTCTTCCTACCACGATTCAGAGAGGCTTTGTTCTTTTACTCATCACAGTTTGACATGCTAAATTCAACTGTTGTGCATCAGAATCATGAGGCAAGGATCATGATAGAGAGGGATCTCCTTGGGGCAGATGTGTTTAATGTTGTAGCATGTGAAGGTGCAGAGAGGATTGAGAGGCCAGAGAGCTACAAACAATGGCAAGCAAGAATCCTCAAGGCTGGGTTCAAGAAACTTCCTGTTGACCAGACCATTCTAAAGGGTTCAGTAGACAGAAAGGAGCTTTATCATGGTGACTTTGTCATCGACGAAGACAGTGGCTGGTTGCTACAGGGATGGAAAGGAAGGATAATGCATGCGCTGTCGTCATGGAAACCTAAAGATTCATAG
- the LOC100194029 gene encoding uncharacterized LOC100194029: protein MATAAACVRVASPFTGPPIWHPRHVISTRRGPRRAGLAVTAAAAAGGSPRTVLVTGAGGRTGQIVYKKLKEREGQFVGRGLVRTGESKGKIGGGDDVFVGDIRDPESIAPAIEGIDALIILTSAVPKMKPGFDPSKGGRPEFYFEEGSYPEQVDWIGQKNQIDAAKSIGAKHIVLVGSMGGTDINHPLNKLGNANILVWKRKAEQYLADSGLPYTIIRAGGLQDKDGGLRELIVGKDDEILKTETRTIARADVAEVCIQALLFEESKFKAFDLASKPEGEGTPTTDFRALFAQVNSRF from the exons ATGGCCACGGCGGCGGCGTGTGTGCGGGTGGCGTCTCCGTTCACGGGCCCACCTATCTGGCATCCCAGACACGTCATCTCAACGAGGCGGGGACCCAGGAGGGCCGGGCTGGCCGTCACGGcggcggctgccgccggtggaTCGCCGCGCACTGTGCTCGTCACCGGCGCGGGCGGCCGAACAG GCCAAATTGTGTACAAGAAGTTGAAGGAGAGGGAAGGACAGTTTGTGGGACGTGGCCTAGTCAGGACGGGAGAGAGCAAAGGCAAAATTGGAGGCGGTGACGACGTGTTTGTCGGCGACATCAGAGACCCCGAGAGCATTGCTCCTGCGATCGAGGGCATTGACGCGCTCATCATCCTCACCAGCGCGGTCCCAAAGATGAAACCGGGGTTTGATCCTAGCAAAGGGGGGCGCCCTGAGTTTTACTTTGAAGAAGGGAGTTATCCTGAGCAG GTGGATTGGATTGGCCAAAAGAATCAAATTGATGCTG CTAAGAGCATCGGTGCAAAGCACATAGTTTTGGTGGGATCCATGGGAGGAACAGACATCAATCACCCGCTAAACAAGTTAGGAAATGCAAATATACTG GTGTGGAAGCGCAAGGCAGAACAGTACCTAGCAGACTCCGGTCTTCCATATACAATTATAAG AGCTGGCGGTTTACAAGATAAAGATGGTGGCTTGCGAGAGTTGATTGTTGGGAAGGATGATGAGATCCTGAAAACAGAAACAAGAACTATAGCCAGGGCCGATGTTGCAGAAGTTTGCATACAG GCATTGCTATTCGAAGAGTCAAAGTTTAAGGCATTTGATCTGGCATCAAAACCAGAAGGTGAAGGGACGCCAACTACAGACTTTAGGGCACTTTTTGCACAAGTTAATAGTCGCTTCTAA